One genomic segment of Amycolatopsis sp. WQ 127309 includes these proteins:
- the amaP gene encoding alkaline shock response membrane anchor protein AmaP gives MNRPAALNRTLLALIGLVLLAAGGFALATHFGRLHVLDPASSLVPGSTAPPTWVFYAAIAVAVVLGLLCLRWLTAQAFRRPKTVAWRTEEAEGATTLDSSTAAAPVAADVEGYDGVRSASAWLTGPREAPALFLIVTTDAEADAGAIRARITEHAVPRLRQALEVDALPVRLEVRLTAKSGARAR, from the coding sequence ATGAACCGGCCCGCCGCGCTCAACCGCACCCTGCTCGCCCTGATCGGGCTGGTGCTGCTCGCCGCCGGCGGGTTCGCGCTGGCCACCCACTTCGGGCGGCTGCACGTCCTCGACCCGGCGTCTTCGCTGGTCCCCGGCTCGACGGCGCCGCCGACCTGGGTGTTCTACGCGGCGATCGCGGTCGCCGTGGTGCTGGGGCTGTTGTGCCTGCGCTGGCTGACGGCCCAGGCGTTCCGGCGGCCGAAGACCGTCGCCTGGCGGACCGAGGAGGCCGAGGGCGCGACCACGCTGGACTCGTCGACGGCCGCCGCGCCGGTCGCGGCCGACGTCGAGGGCTACGACGGCGTCCGGTCGGCGTCGGCCTGGCTCACCGGGCCGCGCGAGGCGCCGGCACTGTTCCTGATCGTCACGACCGACGCCGAGGCCGACGCGGGGGCGATCCGCGCCCGGATCACCGAGCACGCCGTCCCGCGGTTGCGCCAGGCCTTGGAGGTCGACGCCCTGCCGGTGCGGCTCGAAGTTCGGCTGACGGCGAAATCGGGCGCTCGCGCCCGGTGA
- a CDS encoding RNA methyltransferase: MSTPHDVGPTEWVSREEVGVGPWPGDWPSDDRYDPDLLRDGDRRNVVDKYRYWRREAIVSDVDARRHPFHVAIENFQHDHNIGTVVRTANAFAAAEVHIVGRRRWNRRGAMVTDRYQHLRHHDDVAGLLTFAAEQGLAVVAVDNTPGSQPVETADIPRECVLLFGQEGPGLSEAAQATAALVVSIAQFGTTRSINAGVAAGIVMHAWVRQHADLSQAW; this comes from the coding sequence GTGAGCACACCCCACGACGTCGGGCCCACCGAGTGGGTGAGCCGCGAAGAGGTCGGCGTCGGCCCTTGGCCGGGTGACTGGCCCTCGGATGACCGCTACGACCCGGACCTCCTGCGTGACGGCGACCGCCGCAACGTCGTCGACAAGTACCGCTACTGGCGCCGCGAGGCGATCGTGTCCGATGTGGACGCCCGCCGCCACCCGTTCCACGTGGCCATCGAGAACTTCCAGCACGACCACAACATCGGCACGGTGGTCCGGACGGCCAACGCGTTCGCCGCGGCCGAGGTGCACATCGTCGGCCGCCGCCGCTGGAACCGCCGGGGTGCCATGGTCACCGACCGCTACCAGCACCTCCGCCACCACGACGACGTCGCCGGTCTGCTCACCTTCGCGGCCGAGCAGGGCCTCGCGGTCGTGGCGGTCGACAACACGCCGGGGTCCCAGCCGGTCGAGACGGCGGACATCCCGCGCGAGTGCGTGCTGCTGTTCGGCCAAGAGGGGCCGGGCCTGTCGGAGGCCGCCCAGGCCACGGCGGCGCTGGTGGTGTCGATCGCCCAGTTCGGCACGACGCGCTCGATCAACGCCGGCGTCGCGGCGGGCATCGTGATGCACGCCTGGGTCCGGCAGCACGCGGACCTGTCCCAGGCCTGGTGA
- a CDS encoding molybdopterin-dependent oxidoreductase has protein sequence MTTAHVTCPLCEATCGLEVTLDENQQVTRVTGDQQDVFSKGYLCPKGASLGALHHDPDRLTAPLLKRDGEFVEVSWQEAYDEIDRRLPPIIERYGRNAVAVYAGNPGVHNIALTLYSRVLYKALGTKNFYSATSVDQMPKHYSSGTMFGDPLAIPVPDVDRTRHLLILGANPLVSNGSLMTAPDMRGRLRGIRERGGKIVVVDPRRTRTAQFADEHHAIRPGTDALLLFALVNVLVTEERVQLGRLAEHVNGLDDVRTLALPFTPEAVAPRVGIGAAEIRRMALDLADAENAVVYGRIGTTTQTFGTIASWLVDVLNVLTGNLDEPGGAMFPLAACTPTGNRRPFAVGRWHSRVRGYPEVVGELPVATLADEIETPGEGQVRALITVSGNPCLSTPNAGRLAAAIDGLDFMISVDVYLNETSRQADVILPGPSPLERPHFDLAFYQLSVRNIANWTPPTLPSKLPQEWETMLRLTGIVTGQGPEADVAALDDFVAAETARRNKLELTGDRTGPARLVDLMLRSGPYDVTLADLEAAPHGIDFGALKPRIPEVLCTASGRIELAPEPIVADVPRLRDELARPLDDGLVLIGRRHLSSNNSWMHNLAPLVRGGNRCTVQVHPSDATRLGLTDGGLASVTSRAGKLEVPVEVTDEVREGVISIPHGWGHDVAGSRTRVASANPGVNSNLVADETLLDVPSGTSVLNGIPVEVAPA, from the coding sequence ATGACCACGGCACACGTCACCTGCCCGCTGTGCGAAGCGACCTGCGGCCTCGAGGTGACGCTGGATGAGAACCAGCAGGTCACCCGCGTCACCGGCGATCAGCAGGACGTCTTCTCGAAGGGCTACCTCTGCCCGAAGGGCGCGTCGCTCGGCGCGCTGCACCACGATCCCGACCGGCTGACCGCGCCGCTGCTCAAGCGCGACGGCGAGTTCGTCGAGGTCAGCTGGCAGGAGGCCTACGACGAGATCGACCGGCGGCTCCCGCCGATCATCGAGCGGTACGGCCGCAACGCCGTCGCCGTCTACGCGGGTAACCCCGGCGTGCACAACATCGCGCTGACGCTCTACAGCCGCGTGCTCTACAAAGCGTTGGGCACCAAGAACTTCTACAGCGCGACGTCGGTCGACCAGATGCCGAAGCACTACTCGTCCGGCACCATGTTCGGCGACCCGCTCGCCATCCCGGTGCCCGACGTCGACCGCACGCGGCACCTGCTCATCCTCGGCGCGAACCCGCTGGTGTCCAACGGCAGCCTGATGACCGCGCCCGACATGCGCGGGCGGCTGCGCGGGATCCGCGAGCGCGGCGGCAAGATCGTCGTCGTCGACCCGCGCCGCACGCGCACCGCGCAGTTCGCCGACGAGCACCACGCCATCCGCCCCGGCACCGACGCGCTGCTGCTGTTCGCGCTGGTCAACGTCCTGGTCACGGAAGAGCGCGTCCAGCTGGGCCGGCTGGCGGAGCACGTCAACGGCCTCGACGACGTCCGCACGCTGGCGCTGCCGTTCACCCCCGAGGCCGTCGCGCCGCGCGTCGGCATCGGCGCCGCCGAGATCCGCCGGATGGCCCTGGACCTGGCCGACGCCGAGAACGCCGTGGTCTACGGCCGGATCGGCACCACCACCCAGACGTTCGGCACGATCGCGAGCTGGCTGGTCGACGTCCTCAACGTGCTCACCGGCAACCTCGACGAGCCCGGCGGCGCGATGTTCCCGCTGGCCGCGTGCACGCCGACCGGGAACCGGCGCCCGTTCGCCGTCGGCCGCTGGCACAGCCGGGTGCGCGGCTACCCCGAGGTCGTCGGCGAGCTGCCGGTCGCGACGCTGGCCGACGAGATCGAAACCCCGGGCGAGGGCCAGGTCCGCGCGCTGATCACGGTCAGCGGCAACCCGTGCCTGAGCACGCCGAACGCGGGCCGCTTGGCCGCGGCCATCGACGGCCTCGACTTCATGATCTCGGTCGACGTCTACCTCAACGAGACGTCCCGCCAGGCCGACGTCATCCTGCCCGGGCCGTCACCGCTCGAGCGGCCGCACTTCGACTTGGCGTTCTACCAGCTTTCGGTGCGCAACATCGCGAACTGGACGCCGCCGACGCTGCCGTCGAAGCTCCCGCAGGAGTGGGAGACCATGCTGCGTCTCACCGGCATCGTCACCGGTCAGGGGCCCGAGGCGGACGTCGCCGCGCTGGACGACTTCGTCGCCGCCGAAACTGCGCGGCGGAACAAGCTGGAGCTGACCGGCGACCGGACCGGGCCCGCGCGGCTTGTGGACCTGATGCTGCGCAGCGGCCCGTACGACGTCACGCTGGCCGACCTCGAAGCCGCGCCGCACGGTATCGACTTCGGCGCGCTGAAGCCGCGGATCCCGGAGGTGCTGTGCACGGCGTCCGGGCGGATCGAGCTGGCGCCGGAACCGATCGTCGCGGACGTCCCGCGGCTGCGCGACGAGCTGGCCCGCCCCCTGGACGACGGCTTGGTGCTGATCGGCCGGCGGCACCTGAGCTCGAACAACTCGTGGATGCACAACCTCGCGCCGCTGGTCCGCGGCGGGAACCGCTGCACGGTCCAGGTCCACCCGAGCGACGCGACCCGCCTCGGCCTGACCGACGGCGGCCTCGCGTCGGTGACGTCGCGCGCCGGGAAACTGGAGGTCCCGGTGGAGGTGACGGACGAGGTCCGCGAGGGCGTGATCAGCATCCCCCACGGCTGGGGGCACGACGTGGCCGGTTCGCGCACGCGGGTGGCGAGCGCGAACCCGGGCGTCAACTCGAACCTGGTCGCCGACGAGACGCTGCTGGACGTGCCGTCGGGAACCTCGGTGCTGAACGGCATCCCGGTCGAGGTCGCGCCGGCCTGA
- a CDS encoding DUF6286 domain-containing protein, producing MLTALVLLAACAFVVTALVQRLLGVPPVLSYDAVAARVHDTSWNELPVLVGGGAAVLVGFVLLAAALLRGRPVVLPLAPEPGFDTGTTRHGLRTSLRATAAHVDGVSAAALKLRRRTVRVTVKTQRTRTDGLADAVRSALETRLGQVDLATPPRVRVRVRGAR from the coding sequence ATGCTCACCGCGCTCGTCCTGCTCGCCGCCTGCGCGTTCGTCGTGACGGCGCTCGTGCAGCGGCTGCTGGGCGTGCCACCGGTGCTGTCCTACGACGCGGTCGCCGCCCGCGTCCACGACACCTCCTGGAACGAACTGCCCGTGCTCGTCGGGGGCGGGGCCGCGGTTCTCGTGGGGTTCGTGCTGCTGGCGGCGGCGCTGCTGCGCGGCCGCCCGGTCGTCCTGCCGCTGGCGCCGGAGCCGGGTTTCGACACCGGCACCACGCGCCACGGCCTGCGGACGTCGCTGCGGGCGACCGCCGCGCACGTCGACGGCGTCTCGGCGGCCGCGCTCAAGCTGCGTCGCCGCACCGTGCGGGTGACGGTGAAGACCCAGCGGACGCGCACCGACGGGCTCGCCGACGCCGTCCGCTCCGCGCTCGAAACGCGGCTCGGCCAGGTCGATCTGGCCACGCCGCCGCGGGTCCGCGTCCGCGTGCGAGGTGCGCGATGA
- a CDS encoding Asp23/Gls24 family envelope stress response protein: protein MTVEYVIADPVIAGVAARAAITAPGVVRLEPGLRGLVTAWTRAARQRWKGLDPAPADGVRVRTVDGRLSVQVDLIASGIDQAATVGRSVQRAVSRYVTAQTGLVVDEVSVSIMDIETATR from the coding sequence ATGACTGTGGAGTACGTCATCGCCGACCCGGTGATCGCCGGCGTGGCGGCCCGGGCGGCGATCACCGCGCCGGGCGTGGTGCGGCTGGAGCCGGGCCTGCGGGGGCTGGTGACGGCGTGGACGCGGGCGGCCCGCCAGCGCTGGAAGGGCCTCGACCCGGCCCCGGCCGACGGCGTCCGCGTCCGCACGGTGGACGGCAGGCTGAGCGTCCAGGTGGACCTGATCGCGTCGGGCATCGACCAAGCGGCGACGGTCGGCCGGTCGGTGCAGCGCGCGGTCAGCCGGTACGTCACCGCGCAGACCGGCCTGGTCGTCGACGAGGTGTCGGTGTCCATCATGGACATCGAAACGGCGACCCGGTGA
- a CDS encoding glycoside hydrolase family 76 protein, with amino-acid sequence MDVSAAERAVTSRHLRRVWGLPGTVLGRSGWPATAGQRLHWHWNYWWQAHLLDTLIDAQLREPSAARLALIRSFVRSVRLRNFGRWTNDFYDDIAWLGLALQRVQPLGIDVGPALAAIDTQLLSGWTEAAGGGIWWRVGDEFKNAPANGPAAIFHARSGNRTRAREMTDWLSSTLVDPSTGLVWDGIRTDTGELVKHIYTYCQGVYLGACLELSLMDEAARTVRAVAEHCAPGGVIRGQSGGDGGLFAAILARYLALAARSLPGPEASVARSLVLTSAEACWSGASEGPVFSAFWDRPALSPLPKDAPERDMSVQVGGWMLLEAAATLSH; translated from the coding sequence ATGGACGTCTCGGCCGCCGAACGCGCGGTGACCTCGCGGCACCTGCGCCGGGTGTGGGGGCTGCCCGGCACGGTCCTCGGCCGCAGCGGCTGGCCGGCGACGGCGGGGCAGCGGCTGCACTGGCACTGGAACTACTGGTGGCAGGCGCACCTGCTGGACACGCTGATCGACGCCCAGCTGCGCGAGCCTTCGGCTGCTCGGCTCGCCCTGATCCGTTCGTTCGTCCGCTCGGTCCGGCTGCGCAACTTCGGCCGCTGGACGAACGACTTCTACGACGACATCGCGTGGCTCGGCCTTGCGCTGCAACGGGTTCAGCCCCTGGGCATCGACGTCGGCCCGGCACTGGCGGCGATCGACACGCAGCTCCTGTCGGGCTGGACGGAGGCGGCGGGCGGCGGCATCTGGTGGCGCGTCGGCGACGAGTTCAAGAACGCCCCGGCCAACGGCCCGGCGGCGATCTTCCACGCCCGCTCCGGCAACCGCACGCGCGCCCGCGAGATGACGGACTGGCTGTCGTCGACCCTGGTGGACCCGTCGACGGGCCTAGTCTGGGACGGCATCCGGACGGACACGGGCGAGCTGGTGAAGCACATTTACACGTACTGCCAAGGGGTCTACCTCGGCGCGTGCCTGGAACTGTCCTTAATGGACGAAGCGGCGCGGACGGTCCGGGCGGTGGCCGAGCATTGCGCGCCAGGCGGCGTGATCCGCGGCCAAAGCGGCGGCGACGGCGGTTTGTTCGCGGCGATCCTGGCCCGCTACCTGGCTTTGGCGGCGCGGTCCCTGCCCGGCCCCGAGGCTTCGGTGGCCCGCTCGCTGGTGCTCACGTCGGCCGAGGCGTGCTGGTCCGGCGCGTCGGAAGGGCCGGTGTTCAGCGCGTTCTGGGACCGCCCGGCACTCTCGCCGCTGCCGAAAGACGCCCCGGAGCGCGACATGTCGGTCCAGGTGGGCGGCTGGATGCTGCTCGAAGCGGCGGCGACGCTGTCACATTGA
- a CDS encoding Asp23/Gls24 family envelope stress response protein: MTATAEKTVVTTANDATSALVSKQGTTTIADTVVQKIAGLAARDVNGVHELGGGGAARALSALRDRIPGASSSVGQGVSVEVGEKQAAVDLQLVVEYGVAIADLARSVRRNVITAIEQMTGLQVVEVNINVNDVHIPGDDDAPVTSDRVL; this comes from the coding sequence ATGACCGCGACCGCCGAGAAGACCGTGGTGACCACCGCGAACGACGCCACCAGCGCGCTCGTCTCGAAGCAGGGCACCACCACCATCGCCGACACCGTCGTGCAGAAGATCGCCGGGCTCGCCGCCCGTGACGTCAACGGTGTGCACGAACTCGGCGGTGGCGGGGCCGCTCGCGCTCTGAGCGCCCTGCGCGACCGCATCCCCGGCGCGTCCTCCAGCGTCGGCCAGGGGGTTTCGGTCGAGGTCGGCGAGAAGCAGGCCGCCGTCGATCTGCAGCTCGTCGTCGAGTACGGCGTCGCCATCGCGGATCTCGCGCGGTCGGTGCGGCGCAACGTGATCACCGCGATCGAGCAGATGACCGGGCTGCAGGTCGTCGAGGTCAACATCAACGTCAACGACGTCCACATCCCGGGTGACGACGACGCGCCCGTCACCAGCGACCGGGTGCTGTGA
- a CDS encoding Asp23/Gls24 family envelope stress response protein: MSTVTARHRRDDVETVEEEERGETTVEPRAVGRIAARAAREVDGVAADVTAKATVDGEVTTVDIRLPVVYPAPVTGTADRVRAHLLGRTTELTGLRTQRVDITIALPPVEQPKRRVR; the protein is encoded by the coding sequence ATGTCCACGGTCACCGCGCGGCACCGCCGCGACGACGTCGAGACGGTCGAAGAAGAAGAGCGCGGCGAGACGACCGTCGAGCCGCGGGCGGTCGGGCGCATCGCCGCCCGGGCCGCGCGTGAGGTCGACGGCGTCGCCGCCGACGTCACCGCCAAGGCCACAGTGGACGGTGAAGTGACCACTGTGGACATCCGGTTGCCCGTGGTCTACCCGGCGCCCGTCACCGGCACCGCCGACCGGGTCCGGGCCCACCTGCTCGGCCGCACCACCGAACTGACCGGCCTGCGCACCCAGCGCGTCGACATCACGATCGCGCTGCCGCCGGTCGAGCAGCCGAAGCGGCGGGTCCGATGA
- a CDS encoding CsbD family protein has translation MSLGDKISNKAEDLGGKAKETAGNVTGDEQLKAEGQGDQAKAGLKDAVEHVKDAAKDLFGKK, from the coding sequence ATGTCGCTGGGCGACAAGATCAGCAACAAGGCCGAGGACCTGGGCGGCAAGGCCAAGGAGACCGCCGGGAACGTCACCGGCGACGAGCAGCTGAAGGCCGAGGGCCAAGGCGACCAGGCGAAGGCGGGCCTGAAGGACGCCGTCGAGCACGTCAAGGACGCCGCGAAGGACCTCTTCGGCAAGAAGTGA
- the pyrE gene encoding orotate phosphoribosyltransferase produces MANPVLDQAAKLELARLVTDLSVVHGKVTLASGKEADYYIDLRRATLHHAAAPLIGKLLRQLTADWDYVAAGGLTLGADPVALAMLHSAATDGVVLDAFVVRKDTKAHGMQRRIEGMEVRGQRVLAVEDTSTTGSSVLTAVAALREAGADVIGVVTVVDRDTGAREAIEKEGLEYRFILGLDDLGLEG; encoded by the coding sequence GTGGCGAACCCCGTTCTGGATCAAGCGGCGAAACTCGAACTGGCCAGGTTGGTCACCGATCTTTCCGTGGTGCACGGAAAAGTGACCCTGGCGTCCGGCAAGGAAGCCGACTACTACATCGACCTCCGGCGGGCGACGCTGCACCACGCGGCCGCGCCGTTGATCGGCAAGCTGCTGCGGCAGCTCACGGCGGACTGGGACTACGTGGCGGCCGGTGGGCTCACGCTCGGCGCCGACCCGGTCGCGCTGGCGATGCTGCACTCCGCGGCGACCGACGGTGTCGTGCTCGACGCGTTCGTCGTCCGCAAGGACACGAAGGCGCACGGGATGCAGCGGCGCATCGAGGGCATGGAGGTCCGCGGCCAGCGCGTGCTGGCCGTCGAGGACACCTCCACGACCGGCAGCAGCGTGCTCACCGCGGTGGCGGCGCTGCGTGAAGCCGGCGCCGACGTCATCGGGGTCGTGACGGTCGTCGACCGCGACACCGGCGCGCGCGAGGCCATCGAGAAGGAAGGCCTCGAGTACCGGTTCATCCTGGGTCTGGACGACCTGGGGCTGGAAGGCTGA
- a CDS encoding RNA polymerase sigma factor, whose product MTTTSADPGTPLDDATLVGRARDGDVRAYEQLVLRYQGPMFRLAAKMLANRGDAEDVVQEVFLNAWRKLDQLGEDAAFVGWLYRATTNRCLNAIRARRPQADVDLDTAESPRRDLQPERAAQVSGQLAALNTALAQLTPEQRACWLLREVHGRSYEEIGEIVGVNGTAVRGRIARARAQLAEVMKPWR is encoded by the coding sequence GTGACGACGACCAGCGCGGATCCCGGCACGCCGCTCGACGACGCGACCCTGGTGGGCCGCGCGCGGGACGGCGACGTCCGGGCGTACGAACAGCTCGTGCTGCGCTACCAGGGCCCGATGTTCCGGCTCGCGGCGAAGATGCTCGCGAACCGCGGTGACGCCGAGGACGTCGTGCAGGAGGTGTTCCTCAACGCCTGGCGCAAGCTCGACCAGCTCGGCGAGGACGCCGCGTTCGTCGGCTGGCTCTACCGGGCCACGACGAACCGCTGCCTGAACGCCATCCGGGCGCGCCGGCCGCAGGCCGACGTCGACCTGGACACGGCGGAGTCGCCGCGGCGCGACCTCCAGCCGGAGCGGGCCGCGCAGGTGAGCGGCCAGCTCGCGGCGTTGAACACGGCCTTGGCGCAGCTCACCCCGGAGCAACGGGCGTGCTGGCTGCTGCGTGAGGTGCACGGCCGGTCCTACGAGGAGATCGGCGAAATCGTCGGCGTGAACGGCACCGCGGTGCGGGGCCGGATCGCGCGGGCCAGGGCACAGCTGGCGGAGGTGATGAAGCCATGGCGATGA
- a CDS encoding DUF2784 domain-containing protein: MAKFLADVTVAVHILALLLIGLGGFLAWRWPKLIFVHMFAAFWGILVNVTPVPCPLTALENFFRNQEGLGDLPGGFNAYYLYDTVFPRSWLPAIGIIAVVLVIYSYVGVYHRWRHRDHHEDARAHAVHLG; the protein is encoded by the coding sequence GTGGCGAAGTTCCTGGCCGACGTGACCGTTGCGGTGCACATCCTCGCTCTGCTGCTGATCGGCCTCGGCGGCTTCCTCGCCTGGCGCTGGCCCAAGCTGATCTTCGTGCACATGTTCGCGGCGTTCTGGGGCATCCTCGTGAACGTCACGCCGGTGCCGTGCCCGCTGACCGCGCTGGAGAACTTCTTCCGGAACCAGGAAGGCCTCGGCGACCTGCCCGGCGGGTTCAACGCGTACTACCTCTACGACACGGTGTTCCCGCGGTCGTGGCTGCCGGCGATCGGCATCATCGCGGTCGTGCTGGTGATCTACTCGTACGTCGGCGTCTACCACCGGTGGCGCCACCGCGACCACCACGAGGACGCCCGCGCGCACGCCGTCCACCTGGGTTAG
- a CDS encoding Asp23/Gls24 family envelope stress response protein gives MAMTDYELPCERDVEQVWERLDAVGAGLADEHELTCPHCRAARESLLALREATSEMVAEADAPPPDLFGRIMSAVRAEVRRGSMVPLPSPEPGSVEISEQAVAAVLRYAADTVVGIRARRCRIRNDGAGVVEVQLTLAVSLRNATGGEALSLVRERVTAAAAARVGLTLAKLDLLVDDVFEEDEDTVGEPGE, from the coding sequence ATGGCGATGACGGACTACGAACTGCCCTGCGAACGCGATGTCGAGCAGGTGTGGGAGCGGCTCGACGCGGTCGGCGCCGGGCTGGCCGACGAGCACGAGCTGACCTGCCCGCACTGCCGGGCGGCGCGCGAAAGCCTGCTCGCGTTGCGCGAGGCGACGTCCGAGATGGTGGCCGAAGCGGACGCGCCGCCACCGGACCTGTTCGGCCGGATCATGTCGGCGGTCCGGGCCGAGGTGCGGCGCGGCTCGATGGTGCCGCTGCCGAGCCCGGAACCCGGGAGCGTCGAGATCAGCGAGCAGGCGGTGGCGGCGGTGCTGCGGTACGCGGCTGACACCGTCGTGGGCATTCGCGCCCGGCGCTGCCGGATCCGGAACGACGGCGCCGGCGTCGTCGAAGTCCAGCTCACCCTCGCGGTGAGTCTGCGGAACGCTACGGGCGGTGAAGCGTTGTCGCTGGTGCGGGAGCGGGTGACCGCGGCGGCCGCGGCCCGGGTGGGCCTGACGCTGGCGAAGCTCGACCTGCTGGTGGACGACGTTTTTGAAGAGGACGAAGACACTGTCGGGGAGCCAGGGGAATGA